One part of the Bacteroidales bacterium genome encodes these proteins:
- a CDS encoding TrkH family potassium uptake protein: MRRLNTRLLVYISGLILLIESLFMLACTPVSLIYSGDDFWAILLAALITGFSGLILFLVTMKTVRKTPGIREGFLAVSLTWLLASLFGTLPFLISGAIPNFADAWFETVSGFTTTGASILTDIDVVSKGILLWRSLTHWMGGMGIILMVIVILPSLKAGGIYLFSAEASKISFEEIRPRVIDTAKRFGVIYIILTMAEVILLTIGGMPVFDSVCHSFATIATGGFGTQNDSIAGYSSYIQYVIIAFMFLSGINFTLHFMVSVGDFRKALRNEELRFYTQIILAFTLVIFIILYTHGTGLHKAFRDSLFQVVSIITCTGFATADYLLWPATGWFLIFLAMFVGASAGSTGGGIKVIRHLLMIKNLAMEVKTFLHPRVIYGVKYHGSMISGDQLRSVIAFYIWYLIIFFFSSLLMMVIGVDFLTSIGGVATSMGGIGPGLGTVGPASNFYHLPILAKFLLTIDMIIGRLEIYAFLVLFSPAFWKR; the protein is encoded by the coding sequence ATGAGAAGGCTTAATACCAGGTTGCTCGTCTATATTTCGGGTCTGATCCTCCTGATCGAAAGCCTGTTTATGCTTGCCTGTACCCCTGTTTCCCTGATTTATTCCGGAGATGACTTTTGGGCTATTTTGCTGGCAGCATTGATTACCGGCTTCTCCGGCCTGATTCTATTCCTGGTTACAATGAAAACAGTCAGGAAAACCCCCGGAATCAGGGAAGGGTTTCTTGCAGTGAGCCTGACCTGGTTGCTGGCCTCACTGTTTGGCACATTGCCTTTCCTAATCAGCGGGGCGATTCCGAATTTCGCCGATGCCTGGTTTGAAACAGTATCCGGTTTCACTACAACGGGTGCTTCCATCCTTACTGACATTGATGTCGTATCAAAAGGGATACTTTTATGGAGAAGTCTTACCCATTGGATGGGCGGTATGGGAATTATCCTCATGGTGATCGTAATCCTTCCTTCACTGAAAGCCGGAGGTATTTACCTTTTCAGTGCAGAGGCTTCCAAGATAAGCTTTGAGGAGATCCGGCCCAGGGTTATTGATACAGCCAAGCGATTTGGCGTCATTTACATCATTCTTACCATGGCCGAAGTAATCCTGCTTACGATAGGTGGGATGCCTGTATTTGACAGTGTATGCCATTCATTTGCCACTATCGCGACCGGGGGGTTTGGCACGCAGAACGACAGCATAGCCGGCTATTCCAGCTATATACAGTATGTGATCATTGCATTTATGTTTTTGTCGGGGATCAATTTTACACTTCATTTCATGGTTTCTGTTGGTGATTTCAGAAAAGCGCTCAGGAATGAAGAACTGAGGTTTTATACCCAGATTATCCTGGCATTCACCCTGGTCATTTTCATTATTTTATATACACACGGCACTGGTTTGCACAAAGCCTTCCGTGATTCGCTCTTCCAGGTTGTTTCCATTATCACCTGCACGGGTTTTGCAACAGCCGATTACCTGCTATGGCCTGCAACCGGATGGTTTTTAATCTTTCTGGCCATGTTTGTCGGGGCATCTGCCGGATCAACAGGAGGAGGGATAAAAGTGATCCGGCACTTGCTGATGATAAAAAACCTGGCCATGGAAGTAAAGACTTTTCTTCACCCGAGGGTGATCTATGGTGTAAAATACCATGGAAGCATGATTTCAGGCGACCAGCTGCGGTCTGTCATTGCCTTCTATATCTGGTATCTTATTATATTCTTTTTCAGCTCTTTGCTCATGATGGTCATCGGTGTGGATTTCCTGACATCTATCGGAGGAGTGGCAACCAGTATGGGAGGAATTGGCCCGGGATTGGGTACAGTCGGACCAGCCAGTAATTTTTATCATCTGCCTATACTTGCCAAGTTTTTACTTACAATTGACATGATCATTGGCAGGCTGGAAATCTATGCTTTCCTGGTCCTGTTTTCACCGGCTTTCTGGAAAAGATGA
- a CDS encoding DUF192 domain-containing protein, which produces MPDKTPIKKVNKKTARKKINLVRLLLIFFAVIIALSFLLFSIFTPKRNKPTASQSFFNSKSAPSFRKDGSLSIFLTKNPSPIILDIEIADNDQERMRGLMDRQNLPDNAGMLFVFSNDEPRSFWMKNTFISLDIIYINSRKEIVSIQKYTQPKSTYSIPSEKPARYVLEVNAGFTDKYGIKPGDKIDYFY; this is translated from the coding sequence ATGCCTGATAAAACTCCAATCAAAAAGGTGAATAAAAAAACAGCACGGAAGAAAATCAATTTGGTCCGGTTGCTCCTCATTTTCTTTGCAGTTATAATTGCATTGTCATTCCTTTTATTCAGCATTTTTACACCAAAAAGGAACAAACCAACTGCCAGTCAATCTTTCTTCAATTCAAAATCAGCTCCTTCATTCAGAAAAGATGGCAGCCTCTCTATTTTTCTGACTAAAAACCCTTCCCCAATTATACTTGATATTGAAATTGCTGATAATGATCAAGAACGGATGCGTGGACTGATGGATAGGCAAAATCTTCCCGACAATGCAGGTATGCTATTTGTCTTTTCTAATGATGAGCCAAGATCATTCTGGATGAAAAATACTTTTATATCCCTTGACATCATTTATATCAATTCCCGAAAAGAAATTGTCAGCATCCAAAAATATACACAGCCTAAATCAACTTATTCTATTCCTTCTGAAAAACCAGCTAGATATGTTCTGGAAGTCAATGCCGGGTTCACAGATAAATATGGAATAAAGCCGGGTGATAAAATCGATTACTTTTATTGA
- a CDS encoding SMP-30/gluconolactonase/LRE family protein, with protein MKKNPEVRLLIKILAIIGFVILILLLAGYVFIRVRAPQLLEFSKGTAELRITVKLDSLDGARFITGMNGCENLFLEDSSEGVYVSCLDGNIHHLDTDLSGKLVVQKSFKAGNAVTGLAFDKQGNLVAAICNNSLKEWQTKGGSLYRVSRDLVTMEKISGDFPSMNGICIDSAGNLYFTSSNFNIFRPEGTIYRMLYKGDGLFQSPEPLILDVGLANGLYYDYFQDKIFFSNTMGGVYEFTPQENVLKEVYLKLRFMEACDDLCTDISGNVWMTDPGYSTIKMFNPGTNRLVRFIIEGTGQTSSCRIRSEDGREMLYITELKETHQPMSGNFDGRGVLVVPAQSLLKLLEPLLIK; from the coding sequence GTGAAAAAAAATCCCGAAGTCAGGCTCCTGATAAAGATCCTGGCGATAATCGGATTCGTGATCCTGATCCTTCTGCTGGCCGGTTATGTTTTTATCAGGGTCAGGGCGCCGCAACTCCTCGAATTCAGCAAAGGGACTGCAGAATTGCGGATAACCGTCAAACTTGACAGTCTCGACGGGGCCAGGTTTATCACCGGCATGAACGGGTGTGAGAATCTTTTTTTGGAAGATAGTTCAGAGGGTGTTTATGTCTCATGCCTCGATGGCAATATCCATCACCTTGACACTGACTTGTCAGGAAAACTTGTCGTCCAAAAATCCTTCAAAGCAGGTAATGCTGTAACAGGATTGGCATTCGATAAGCAGGGTAACCTGGTTGCTGCCATTTGCAATAATTCCCTGAAAGAATGGCAGACCAAAGGGGGAAGTTTATACCGGGTTTCCCGGGACCTGGTTACAATGGAAAAGATATCCGGAGATTTTCCTTCCATGAACGGAATTTGTATTGACAGTGCCGGTAACCTGTATTTTACCAGCAGTAATTTCAATATTTTCCGGCCGGAAGGAACAATTTACCGCATGTTATATAAGGGTGACGGCTTGTTTCAGTCCCCGGAGCCTCTTATTCTGGATGTCGGGCTTGCTAATGGACTTTATTATGACTATTTCCAGGATAAGATATTCTTCAGCAATACCATGGGAGGGGTATATGAATTCACGCCGCAGGAAAACGTTCTGAAAGAAGTTTATCTTAAATTGAGGTTCATGGAGGCCTGTGATGACCTTTGCACGGACATCAGCGGTAATGTCTGGATGACCGATCCCGGGTATAGCACCATTAAAATGTTTAACCCCGGGACCAACCGCCTGGTCAGGTTTATAATAGAAGGGACCGGGCAGACTTCTTCCTGCCGGATCAGGTCGGAAGATGGCCGTGAGATGCTGTATATCACTGAACTTAAAGAAACCCACCAACCGATGTCAGGCAATTTTGACGGCAGGGGAGTGCTGGTGGTGCCGGCTCAGTCGCTGCTGAAACTCCTGGAACCGTTATTGATTAAATAA
- a CDS encoding sigma-70 family RNA polymerase sigma factor, translating to MVHYTQYGIIEGLRRRDKDVLKYVYKQYFPMVRYFIIRNQGSEEDAEDIFQEAVVAVYERVRKKSLTLDCAFKTYFYSVVRHMWLQYLDRNKIHYEFSEMDEFLMLEDKELYEDFQAKKVIFQRHFLDLTELCRKVLLMFVERTPFEEIAATLGYKGRQYAIKRKYECMKSLINRVIHDPEYKRLSQ from the coding sequence ATGGTACATTACACCCAATATGGAATCATCGAAGGCTTACGGCGCCGGGATAAAGATGTGTTGAAATATGTGTACAAGCAGTATTTTCCGATGGTGAGGTATTTCATTATCCGGAACCAGGGATCGGAAGAAGATGCGGAGGATATATTCCAGGAAGCCGTTGTTGCAGTCTATGAGAGGGTAAGGAAAAAAAGCCTTACCCTGGACTGTGCTTTTAAAACCTATTTTTATTCTGTTGTCCGCCACATGTGGCTTCAGTATCTTGACAGGAATAAGATCCACTATGAGTTCAGCGAAATGGATGAATTCCTGATGCTGGAGGATAAAGAGCTTTATGAGGATTTTCAGGCCAAGAAGGTGATTTTTCAGCGGCACTTTCTTGATCTGACTGAATTATGCCGGAAAGTCCTTTTGATGTTTGTCGAAAGGACCCCATTCGAAGAAATAGCTGCAACCCTCGGTTACAAAGGGCGGCAATATGCTATCAAGCGAAAATACGAATGCATGAAATCATTAATCAACCGGGTCATCCATGATCCCGAATATAAAAGATTATCCCAATGA
- a CDS encoding ComEC family competence protein produces the protein MLSIRPELSVTILLWVSLACFLCLVISYQLLRENFRLRWVAGLFSNISLFVLGTCLVSISDLKNQPPKEETAEPFFEDVFLCRIDESPVQKSRTSLGNAVLIAKMDSLRHWSPMKRKALVYFKDDSLCKSLAYGDLILISGALQTIAGPPNPYMFNYRQYLHNRQIIYQVFLKPGRWHLVGKAVSNPVRRWAEKCREEFLETFRKFKVEGQDFALVSALLLGSKDFLEKDIIQEFSHAGVIHVLSVSGLHVGIMYVVADKMLFFLKRGRKSRKLHHILIQVCIWAYAFITGLPSSVVRAALMFSLIAAGKMFKRSSESYNILAVAAFFQLWINPYEITQVGFQLSYLAVLGIFAFYKPLNELINPFNKLFSWIWSILAVSMAAQLATFPLACHYFNMFPVYFLITNLIVVPLAAVVTYFAVSLLVVGAAGLTFEWLAWPLKWSLRFMSGSVELIQSWPAAVIEPVILSPAQVMLIYATILGLFIFGVLAYRRGAFIILGSLLLFSMLSGKYLYKKLKTSEIAVYQVSGHTAIDLIYQRQTFFICDSLLSADTGKIEFQIKPNRMNQGIRDIQAIKAEKQNPMMFHETWIDYPFIYFRGKRIVMIDDNWKTGLPSELIPCDLAIFSGNPRISPEELKTQIGIKKVIIDSSVPFYRADQLMQIFQKEGIPCHSVRHAGAFVMRW, from the coding sequence ATGCTGTCAATCCGTCCGGAATTATCTGTCACTATACTCCTGTGGGTTTCGCTCGCATGTTTTCTTTGCCTTGTAATTTCTTACCAATTATTAAGGGAAAATTTCAGGTTACGTTGGGTTGCCGGGTTATTTTCCAATATATCACTCTTTGTTCTTGGGACCTGCCTGGTTTCCATCTCAGACCTCAAAAACCAGCCACCAAAGGAGGAAACTGCTGAACCTTTTTTTGAGGACGTTTTTCTCTGCAGGATTGATGAAAGCCCTGTTCAGAAATCAAGAACCAGCTTAGGAAATGCAGTGTTGATCGCAAAAATGGACAGCCTCAGGCATTGGTCTCCGATGAAGAGAAAAGCCCTGGTTTATTTTAAAGATGATTCACTCTGTAAATCATTGGCGTATGGAGATTTGATCCTGATATCGGGTGCCCTCCAAACAATAGCCGGGCCTCCGAACCCATATATGTTCAATTACAGGCAGTACCTTCATAACCGCCAGATCATATACCAGGTCTTCCTGAAACCAGGCCGGTGGCATCTTGTGGGCAAAGCAGTATCCAATCCGGTCAGGCGATGGGCTGAAAAATGCCGGGAAGAATTCCTGGAAACTTTCAGAAAATTTAAGGTCGAAGGGCAGGACTTTGCCCTGGTCTCTGCGTTATTGCTGGGCAGCAAGGACTTCCTGGAGAAAGACATCATTCAGGAATTCAGCCATGCCGGGGTGATACATGTGCTAAGTGTCTCCGGCCTGCATGTGGGTATCATGTATGTCGTCGCTGACAAAATGCTGTTTTTCCTGAAAAGAGGCCGGAAAAGCAGGAAGCTGCATCATATTCTCATCCAGGTCTGTATTTGGGCCTATGCTTTTATCACCGGCCTTCCATCTTCAGTAGTGAGAGCTGCTTTGATGTTCAGCCTGATTGCTGCCGGCAAGATGTTTAAAAGGAGTTCAGAGAGCTATAATATCCTCGCCGTTGCCGCATTTTTCCAGCTTTGGATTAATCCATACGAAATTACCCAGGTCGGGTTCCAACTTTCATACCTGGCTGTTCTCGGGATCTTTGCATTTTATAAACCGCTCAATGAGTTGATAAACCCTTTCAATAAACTATTTTCGTGGATTTGGTCAATCCTGGCTGTATCCATGGCGGCCCAGCTTGCTACTTTTCCGCTAGCCTGCCATTATTTCAACATGTTCCCTGTTTATTTCCTTATAACGAACCTCATCGTGGTTCCCCTGGCTGCAGTTGTTACTTACTTCGCTGTGTCTTTATTAGTGGTTGGTGCGGCAGGTCTGACCTTCGAATGGCTGGCCTGGCCGTTGAAATGGAGCCTTCGTTTCATGAGCGGATCGGTAGAACTTATACAATCATGGCCGGCTGCTGTCATTGAACCGGTCATCCTTTCCCCTGCACAGGTCATGTTAATATACGCAACTATTTTGGGCCTTTTTATATTCGGCGTGCTGGCATATCGCAGGGGTGCATTTATCATCTTAGGGTCTCTTCTATTATTCTCCATGCTATCTGGTAAATATCTTTATAAAAAGTTAAAAACCTCTGAAATCGCTGTTTACCAAGTCTCCGGGCATACTGCTATTGACCTGATTTATCAACGACAGACTTTTTTTATTTGCGACAGCCTTCTGTCAGCTGATACGGGCAAAATAGAATTTCAGATAAAACCCAACAGGATGAACCAGGGAATCAGGGATATTCAGGCTATTAAGGCCGAAAAGCAAAATCCCATGATGTTTCATGAAACATGGATAGATTACCCTTTTATATATTTTAGAGGAAAACGTATCGTGATGATCGACGATAACTGGAAAACTGGTCTGCCGTCGGAACTCATACCATGCGACCTGGCCATCTTTTCCGGGAATCCGCGGATCAGTCCCGAGGAGCTAAAAACGCAAATCGGCATTAAGAAGGTAATCATCGATAGTTCGGTCCCGTTTTACCGGGCTGACCAGCTAATGCAAATCTTTCAAAAAGAAGGTATTCCATGCCATTCCGTGAGGCATGCAGGTGCATTTGTTATGAGATGGTAA
- a CDS encoding inorganic phosphate transporter, translating into MDPLLLPVIAIVAVALIFDVINGFHDAANSIATIVSTRVLSPRLAVFWAAFFNFIAMFVFAPKVADTISKIVIIDSADSAFLYVVFAGLLGAIVWDLVTWWFAIPTSSSHALIGGLTGAGLAYKGAEIIRWEKIVQTASFIPLAPLIGFVGAFGLMIAVYWIFRKWVPKKVDGLFRKGQFVSAAMYSLGHGGNDAQKTMGVIVAILVAAGMFNPDRQLSISSWDTLWIILSCHLAMAVGTALGGWRIVKTMGMKLTKLKPVHGFCAETAGAFTIFLATKLGIPISTTHTIAGSIIGVGSTTNLAGIKWKIAFRIVIAWVLTIPASALVGALCFWAIKLMSSEF; encoded by the coding sequence ATGGATCCATTATTACTCCCTGTTATTGCGATTGTTGCGGTTGCACTTATTTTTGATGTTATAAACGGATTTCATGATGCTGCCAATTCTATTGCAACGATTGTTTCTACCCGGGTATTATCTCCCCGATTAGCTGTTTTTTGGGCAGCATTTTTCAATTTTATAGCAATGTTTGTATTTGCTCCTAAAGTAGCAGATACTATTTCTAAAATTGTTATAATAGATTCAGCCGATTCCGCATTTCTATATGTCGTTTTTGCGGGTTTGCTGGGGGCTATTGTATGGGACCTGGTAACATGGTGGTTTGCAATCCCTACCAGTTCATCTCATGCTTTAATAGGTGGCTTGACAGGCGCCGGTTTAGCTTATAAAGGAGCGGAAATCATTCGATGGGAGAAGATTGTCCAGACGGCTTCGTTTATTCCTTTAGCACCACTCATTGGATTTGTAGGTGCATTTGGATTGATGATCGCTGTATACTGGATTTTCCGAAAGTGGGTACCAAAAAAAGTTGACGGGTTGTTCCGTAAAGGTCAATTTGTTTCAGCTGCCATGTATTCTCTCGGGCATGGAGGCAATGATGCTCAAAAAACGATGGGTGTAATTGTTGCCATATTAGTTGCAGCCGGGATGTTTAATCCTGATCGTCAACTTTCTATCTCGAGCTGGGATACATTATGGATTATTCTTTCTTGTCACCTGGCAATGGCTGTTGGTACAGCCTTAGGTGGGTGGAGAATAGTTAAAACTATGGGAATGAAACTCACAAAACTCAAACCTGTACATGGTTTTTGTGCTGAAACTGCCGGAGCTTTTACCATTTTTTTGGCAACTAAACTTGGCATTCCTATTTCAACCACACATACCATTGCCGGTTCTATTATTGGTGTTGGTTCTACCACAAATCTTGCAGGCATAAAATGGAAAATCGCTTTTCGTATCGTCATAGCTTGGGTACTGACTATTCCTGCTTCAGCATTAGTAGGCGCTTTATGTTTTTGGGCTATAAAACTTATGAGTTCTGAGTTCTGA
- a CDS encoding SagB/ThcOx family dehydrogenase, protein MKKIIAYICFAIIVNSMAAQESKTIILNPPDTTRGLPVMKALSLRASSSEFDTTSLSLQDMSDLLWAANGINRPEIGKRTAPSAMNAQDIDVYAVMKSGVYLYNANKHCLDFNIDGDHRALVAGKQENFAQAPFICLLVSDISRFSRGEDSLKLVWAAEDAGIVSQNISIFCASVGFATRPRATMDQEKLREILKLKDSQYLMLNNPVSYKRD, encoded by the coding sequence ATGAAAAAGATTATCGCTTACATCTGTTTCGCAATCATTGTAAATTCAATGGCTGCCCAAGAATCAAAGACCATCATCTTGAACCCGCCCGACACGACAAGGGGGTTGCCAGTTATGAAGGCTTTATCATTGCGGGCATCAAGTAGTGAATTTGATACCACCAGTTTGAGTCTTCAGGATATGTCCGACCTGTTATGGGCTGCAAACGGTATCAACCGACCTGAGATTGGAAAGCGTACAGCCCCGTCAGCGATGAATGCCCAAGATATTGATGTTTATGCCGTTATGAAATCTGGCGTTTATCTCTACAACGCAAATAAACATTGCCTTGATTTCAACATCGATGGGGATCATAGGGCTTTGGTGGCGGGAAAACAGGAGAATTTCGCACAAGCCCCGTTTATTTGTCTTTTAGTATCCGATATTTCAAGGTTCTCCCGTGGGGAAGACTCATTAAAATTGGTTTGGGCGGCAGAAGATGCTGGCATTGTATCTCAAAATATTTCAATTTTCTGCGCATCAGTCGGCTTTGCCACCAGACCACGGGCGACTATGGATCAGGAAAAACTACGGGAAATTCTTAAACTAAAAGATTCGCAATATTTGATGCTAAATAACCCCGTATCATATAAAAGAGATTAG
- a CDS encoding DUF47 family protein, with the protein MLRGLLPKEYAFFDYFDQLISTDKQISILFLSMMNNEGGRVELSKQIKDLERNADKLSRNCTDLLHKTFITPIDRNDIFTLVKRLDDLADQINAAAFRISAYNVTDIRYEAVEFSKIIQSCIEELIVAIRELRKIKNKNQILECCKRVHDLENQADEILRSAVSRLFKEGEVLLLIKWKEIFERLEKAVDKCEDIAGTIESILIEQS; encoded by the coding sequence ATGCTAAGAGGACTTTTGCCAAAGGAATACGCCTTCTTTGATTATTTTGATCAGTTGATCAGTACTGATAAACAGATTAGTATCCTGTTTTTATCCATGATGAACAATGAAGGGGGACGGGTTGAATTATCCAAGCAAATAAAAGATTTGGAGCGCAATGCTGACAAACTTTCCAGAAATTGTACGGATTTATTGCATAAAACTTTTATTACCCCAATTGACCGTAATGATATTTTTACTCTTGTCAAACGTCTTGACGATCTTGCAGACCAGATAAATGCTGCAGCATTCAGGATATCGGCATACAATGTGACCGATATCAGGTATGAAGCAGTGGAATTCTCAAAGATTATTCAAAGTTGTATTGAAGAACTTATTGTTGCCATAAGAGAGCTAAGAAAAATAAAAAATAAAAACCAAATACTTGAGTGTTGCAAAAGAGTTCATGACCTTGAAAATCAGGCAGATGAAATTCTTCGAAGTGCTGTTTCGCGGCTTTTTAAAGAAGGAGAAGTTTTACTATTGATTAAATGGAAAGAGATTTTTGAAAGACTTGAAAAAGCAGTGGATAAATGTGAAGACATTGCCGGTACAATTGAAAGTATTTTAATAGAACAGTCGTAA
- a CDS encoding M28 family peptidase: MKKFTLLTISLMFSLFTIASQLVLIPTGSLEQTKDAFSRKDLTIHFYNDDIVIGSTDAQLPAGCIVLDEKAWTDAGIYYFILYFDPQEKGNYILTVTQTAKILHQGIDFLIVSADEQNAAQLYPAVHGGMIRITNAPARFPANTINYKPGSLDARDDIFTMIAQVDADTLEQFVQHLQDYGTRNAYKAGGILAQNWILSKFQSYGLDAELHDFSMPGGPASDNVIATLTGTKYPDEYVVLGAHYDSYAGGSAEPGADDNATGTAGILEAARILSQYQFDRSIIFATWSGEEYGLYGSEAWASEAAGNGMNILGYFNIDMAGYLQPGDVIHTDIIGPVSANELKQFYKDVCAIYLPDFQIFNGALSGGDSDHTSFNNAGYQGIFPFEDSQNYSPYIHTSGDTIGPSVNNFEQHDTFVQATIASVASMADELQAPTNLVAMSGDSEVSLEWDAVDSVDHYNIFRNADPAPYATSVEAAYIDTEVENGTPYSYYVTAVFLNSGEESGPSNLVTVIPMPPISLPFFDDFETGAPYWIMAYSWGLQSGIFHSSSNALTESPAGDYQADMDSPCTLRALNFTGATSAQVSYWTRYQIESDYDYMFLEVSTNGTDWDQLASYTGNLNTWELKTYPLDNYINETNVIIRFRFKSDSYIEEEGMFIDDLEVMVNGVGINDGIIIPGKTDLLFHPNPVNSITTVEFSLENAGLTKLQLVDANGRSVKSITEKWMDAGTHQIALDVSHLQSGVYYGTLENNSRKISRKLVISR; the protein is encoded by the coding sequence ATGAAAAAATTTACTCTACTCACGATCAGCCTGATGTTCAGCCTGTTCACGATTGCTTCCCAACTGGTTCTGATCCCAACCGGCTCACTCGAACAAACCAAAGATGCTTTCAGCCGGAAAGACCTCACGATCCATTTTTACAATGATGACATTGTCATTGGGAGCACGGATGCCCAATTACCTGCAGGTTGTATCGTTCTTGACGAAAAAGCCTGGACCGATGCAGGTATTTATTATTTCATCCTCTATTTTGACCCTCAGGAAAAAGGCAATTATATTCTGACAGTAACTCAAACTGCAAAAATCCTCCACCAGGGAATTGATTTCCTCATCGTTTCCGCAGATGAGCAAAACGCAGCGCAATTATATCCTGCCGTTCACGGGGGAATGATCCGAATTACCAATGCCCCGGCCAGGTTCCCCGCCAATACAATCAACTATAAACCTGGCAGCCTGGATGCCAGGGACGACATTTTCACTATGATCGCACAGGTGGATGCAGACACGCTGGAACAGTTCGTTCAGCACTTGCAGGATTACGGGACACGAAATGCCTATAAAGCCGGCGGTATACTTGCCCAGAATTGGATACTCAGTAAATTTCAGTCTTACGGACTCGATGCTGAACTTCATGACTTTTCAATGCCCGGCGGTCCGGCCAGCGATAATGTCATTGCCACCCTTACCGGCACCAAATATCCTGACGAATATGTCGTCCTGGGCGCGCATTACGATTCTTATGCCGGCGGAAGCGCTGAGCCTGGCGCCGATGACAATGCAACCGGAACTGCCGGAATTCTTGAAGCCGCCCGTATCCTTAGCCAATACCAGTTCGACCGGTCCATTATCTTCGCAACCTGGAGCGGTGAAGAGTACGGCCTTTACGGAAGTGAAGCATGGGCCTCTGAAGCTGCGGGCAATGGCATGAATATCCTCGGCTATTTTAATATCGATATGGCTGGTTACCTGCAACCGGGTGATGTGATTCATACCGATATCATTGGCCCGGTATCAGCAAATGAGCTGAAACAATTCTACAAAGATGTCTGTGCCATATACCTGCCTGACTTTCAGATTTTCAACGGTGCGCTTTCCGGTGGCGACAGCGACCATACTTCCTTCAACAATGCCGGCTACCAGGGTATTTTCCCCTTTGAAGACTCCCAGAATTACAGCCCTTATATCCACACCTCCGGCGATACCATCGGGCCAAGTGTGAATAACTTTGAACAGCACGATACATTCGTCCAGGCCACTATCGCCAGCGTTGCCTCAATGGCCGATGAGCTCCAGGCCCCCACTAACCTGGTTGCAATGTCCGGTGATTCGGAAGTCAGCCTTGAATGGGATGCTGTTGACAGCGTGGATCATTACAATATTTTCCGTAATGCCGACCCGGCACCTTATGCAACCTCCGTGGAAGCAGCTTATATCGATACTGAAGTAGAAAACGGCACACCCTACTCCTATTATGTTACTGCTGTTTTCCTAAATTCCGGCGAAGAATCCGGTCCCTCAAACCTGGTTACGGTCATCCCCATGCCTCCTATCTCCCTGCCTTTCTTCGATGACTTTGAGACTGGCGCCCCCTATTGGATCATGGCATACTCATGGGGATTACAAAGCGGGATTTTTCATTCATCAAGCAATGCTTTAACTGAAAGCCCCGCCGGTGATTACCAGGCAGATATGGACTCGCCCTGCACCCTCAGGGCACTGAATTTTACGGGGGCTACTTCTGCCCAGGTTTCTTACTGGACCCGTTACCAGATAGAAAGCGATTATGATTATATGTTCTTAGAAGTTTCAACCAATGGAACAGACTGGGACCAATTGGCAAGCTATACAGGCAACCTGAATACCTGGGAACTGAAAACCTACCCCCTGGACAATTACATCAATGAAACCAATGTAATTATCCGATTCCGGTTTAAAAGTGATAGTTATATAGAAGAAGAAGGCATGTTTATCGATGACCTGGAGGTCATGGTAAATGGTGTAGGTATCAATGACGGTATTATCATACCCGGAAAGACAGATCTGCTTTTCCATCCGAACCCGGTCAATAGTATCACAACGGTCGAATTTTCCCTTGAGAACGCCGGGCTAACAAAACTTCAGCTGGTTGATGCGAATGGCAGGTCGGTTAAATCAATAACTGAAAAATGGATGGATGCAGGGACGCATCAAATTGCCCTGGATGTATCTCATTTGCAGAGCGGTGTTTATTATGGAACCCTGGAAAATAACAGTCGGAAAATAAGCCGGAAACTGGTCATTTCCAGGTAA